One genomic region from Candidatus Hydrogenedentota bacterium encodes:
- a CDS encoding DUF3748 domain-containing protein — protein sequence MLVRIIALTVIFLIGASLMPAHGQERQITTSAKNHNLDNNDNFSPDGRFLCYDTRGTVGSGIGNGQTIEMVEIATGKETILYRPEKTVIGEEAAPGLGAVTFCPVANKVAFIHGPLLEEVPERGYYDKTNRVGAEVIADGSQQRVWLDRRDVATDRDTLPGAHRGGTHRHEYSFDGKRIGFTYDDALLPEYDRTIGFMVPHPKAPDGATHYFALLVRVAPKDTAKPGEIEVARNDSWIGRRGLMRAFIGKVRESDGSYQESLFAVDVPDGIDVTTADSGAANRYPSPPKGLQLRRLTHTWAGGTVRGTLEGDRIAYYAKADDGTTQIFIIPSDGSDQSGDPAKRPVQATYFPDGAVSGVRWHPSGNSIACIAGGGVAITCVRPGPAFGKSTFLTPQGDAQRIDLVWSPNGALLAFTKAVPTTDKNGNPAKSYDGSDFSQVFTIEFPDANGDGIADGI from the coding sequence ATGCTGGTAAGAATCATCGCTCTGACTGTCATTTTTCTCATTGGCGCGTCGCTCATGCCGGCTCACGGACAAGAGCGCCAGATTACAACATCAGCTAAGAATCACAATCTGGACAACAACGACAACTTCTCACCGGACGGGCGTTTCTTGTGTTACGACACTCGAGGCACCGTAGGCTCGGGCATCGGCAACGGCCAGACCATCGAGATGGTCGAGATTGCCACCGGCAAGGAAACCATTCTCTACCGCCCGGAGAAGACCGTTATCGGGGAAGAGGCCGCGCCCGGTCTCGGCGCCGTCACGTTCTGCCCCGTCGCCAACAAGGTGGCTTTCATTCACGGGCCCCTGCTCGAAGAGGTGCCCGAGCGCGGCTACTACGACAAGACCAACCGCGTCGGCGCGGAAGTCATCGCCGACGGCAGCCAGCAGCGCGTCTGGCTCGACCGGCGCGACGTCGCCACCGACCGAGACACGCTGCCCGGAGCGCACCGCGGCGGCACCCACCGCCACGAGTACTCCTTCGACGGCAAGCGTATCGGATTCACCTACGACGACGCCCTGCTCCCCGAGTACGACCGCACCATCGGGTTCATGGTGCCTCACCCCAAAGCCCCGGACGGCGCCACGCATTACTTTGCGCTTCTCGTCCGCGTCGCGCCCAAAGATACGGCCAAGCCGGGCGAAATCGAGGTAGCCCGGAACGACTCGTGGATTGGCCGGCGCGGCCTCATGCGCGCCTTTATCGGCAAGGTTCGTGAATCCGACGGGTCGTACCAGGAATCCCTGTTCGCCGTGGACGTGCCGGACGGCATAGATGTCACCACCGCGGACAGCGGGGCTGCGAACCGTTATCCGTCGCCGCCCAAGGGACTCCAGCTCCGCCGGCTGACCCATACCTGGGCTGGCGGCACCGTGCGCGGCACGCTCGAGGGCGACCGCATCGCTTACTATGCAAAAGCGGACGACGGCACCACCCAGATCTTCATCATCCCCTCCGACGGGTCCGATCAAAGCGGCGATCCCGCGAAACGGCCGGTCCAGGCGACGTATTTTCCCGACGGCGCGGTTTCCGGCGTACGGTGGCACCCCAGCGGCAACTCCATCGCCTGCATCGCCGGCGGCGGGGTCGCAATAACCTGCGTGAGACCCGGCCCGGCCTTCGGCAAGAGCACGTTTCTTACGCCACAGGGCGATGCCCAACGGATTGACCTCGTCTGGTCTCCCAACGGCGCCCTCCTCGCGTTCACCAAAGCCGTACCCACAACGGACAAAAACGGCAATCCCGCAAAATCCTACGACGGTTCCGATTTCAGCCAGGTCTTCACGATAGAGTTCCCCGATGCCAACGGCGATGGCATAGCCGACGGGATATAG
- the mnmA gene encoding tRNA 2-thiouridine(34) synthase MnmA, with protein MATSHPKVIAAMSGGVDSSVAAALLRDAGHEVTGITMRLLPQRGSQAESKAIEDARRVAAHLGIPHHVADVAAPFQEHVLGYFVSEYSLGRTPNPCIRCNQRIKFGVLFDEARRLGGQFLATGHYARIACHEGRYAISRARFREKDQSYVLAGLSQEQLRHAMFPLGEKTKDQTRAIARSMGLDIAETPESQDICFIEDGDYRRFLAEQGLFGLPGPIVSATGETLGAHTGLTNYTIGQRKGLGIAAPRPYYVLRLDTERNALVVGHHEETFAKTLAARDVVWTGIPPQTAPFECSIQIRYRHKAAPCTVDPAPDHFSATFHEPQRAVTPGQWAVLYRRDLVLAAGIIDMAE; from the coding sequence ATGGCTACCAGTCATCCAAAAGTCATCGCCGCCATGAGCGGAGGGGTGGACAGCTCCGTAGCGGCTGCCTTGCTGCGCGACGCTGGACACGAAGTCACGGGCATAACCATGCGGCTGCTGCCGCAACGCGGTTCCCAGGCTGAGTCAAAAGCTATCGAAGACGCGCGGCGCGTGGCCGCACATCTGGGCATTCCCCACCATGTCGCGGACGTGGCGGCGCCGTTCCAAGAGCACGTGCTGGGCTACTTTGTGTCGGAGTACTCGCTCGGACGCACCCCCAATCCCTGCATACGATGCAACCAGCGCATCAAGTTCGGTGTGCTGTTTGACGAAGCCCGCCGGTTGGGTGGGCAGTTTCTCGCAACGGGTCATTATGCGCGCATAGCCTGCCATGAGGGGCGATATGCCATCTCCAGGGCACGATTCCGGGAAAAGGACCAAAGCTATGTTCTGGCGGGGTTGAGCCAGGAACAGTTGCGTCATGCCATGTTCCCGCTCGGCGAAAAAACAAAAGACCAAACGCGTGCCATCGCCCGGTCCATGGGGCTCGACATCGCCGAGACGCCCGAAAGCCAGGACATCTGCTTCATCGAGGACGGAGACTACCGCCGCTTTCTCGCCGAACAGGGCCTGTTCGGCCTCCCCGGGCCCATCGTTTCGGCCACGGGAGAGACTCTCGGCGCCCATACGGGCCTGACCAACTATACCATTGGGCAGCGCAAGGGACTGGGAATCGCCGCGCCAAGACCGTACTATGTGCTGCGTCTCGATACGGAGCGCAACGCGCTGGTCGTGGGCCATCACGAAGAGACCTTCGCGAAAACACTCGCGGCGCGCGACGTTGTCTGGACGGGCATTCCGCCGCAAACCGCGCCGTTCGAATGCAGTATTCAGATACGGTACCGTCACAAGGCGGCGCCCTGCACCGTGGACCCCGCCCCTGATCACTTTTCCGCGACGTTTCATGAGCCCCAGCGCGCCGTAACCCCCGGCCAGTGGGCCGTCCTGTACCGCCGCGACCTGGTATTGGCCGCCGGCATCATTGACATGGCCGAATGA
- a CDS encoding polymer-forming cytoskeletal protein: MLDSGRKKTYNETNVVTIIGQGTTIVGELKSKGTVRIEGMVSGRIHCDDTIVIQETGRVKAELVAGQIIISGEVEGNVFAHDRLEVTAKGKLLGDITAPKIAIAEGVLFEGKCQMKAPG, encoded by the coding sequence ATGCTCGATTCCGGAAGAAAAAAAACGTACAACGAGACCAATGTCGTTACGATTATCGGCCAAGGCACGACAATCGTCGGCGAATTGAAATCAAAAGGCACGGTTCGCATCGAGGGCATGGTGTCCGGGCGCATTCATTGCGATGACACCATCGTCATCCAGGAGACCGGCCGCGTCAAAGCCGAGCTCGTAGCCGGCCAGATCATCATCAGCGGCGAAGTGGAAGGAAATGTGTTCGCGCATGACCGCCTCGAGGTCACCGCGAAGGGCAAGCTCCTGGGCGACATCACCGCGCCGAAGATCGCCATAGCCGAAGGCGTCTTGTTCGAAGGCAAGTGCCAGATGAAGGCGCCGGG
- a CDS encoding DMT family transporter: MALPSTSTRHSMRDTSKTLAGFSLSLALISWAQAPVFIRFLRGAYEPFAMAFVRYSSGAIALVIVCLLFHRKEFLRLLRDPRPVLGIALLNTFQQWAWTAGCYGSSATMAQVINMLSLVFVVIFSFIFFHEERAVIRSPFFLSGSSLCFFGAVAVLTKDPSSLRPVLDTSSMLLLTAAVSWGVYRVWSKHIVMTWHPVPMFAVLALLTSVGFLVLTFVAGHPADLVTAGPRITFIALFSGIMPIAVAHPSFNYAQKCLGSAFCTSVVNLCPLLTYLLAILMLDDEFLRWSQWAGAFTLIAGASLVIWAGRRVQHEFAAAD; this comes from the coding sequence ATGGCGCTGCCATCAACAAGCACACGACATTCGATGCGCGACACATCCAAGACGCTGGCCGGATTCAGCTTGTCTCTCGCCCTGATAAGCTGGGCGCAGGCGCCCGTGTTCATTCGTTTCCTGCGCGGAGCTTACGAACCTTTCGCAATGGCATTCGTGCGCTATTCAAGCGGCGCGATTGCCCTCGTCATCGTATGTCTTCTATTCCACCGTAAAGAGTTCCTGCGCCTTCTCCGCGACCCGCGCCCCGTCCTTGGAATCGCGCTCTTGAACACCTTCCAACAATGGGCCTGGACCGCGGGCTGCTATGGCTCGAGCGCCACAATGGCCCAGGTGATCAACATGCTCTCCCTGGTCTTCGTAGTCATTTTCAGTTTCATCTTCTTCCACGAAGAGCGCGCGGTCATCCGCAGTCCGTTCTTCCTGTCAGGGTCCAGCTTGTGCTTTTTCGGAGCGGTTGCCGTGCTCACGAAAGATCCGTCGTCGCTTCGGCCTGTTCTTGACACATCGTCGATGCTCTTGCTGACCGCCGCCGTCTCCTGGGGCGTTTACCGCGTGTGGAGCAAGCACATCGTCATGACCTGGCACCCCGTCCCCATGTTTGCAGTGCTGGCCCTGTTAACCTCCGTGGGATTCCTCGTGCTCACATTTGTCGCGGGCCACCCGGCCGATCTCGTGACCGCCGGCCCCCGCATCACCTTCATCGCGCTGTTCTCGGGCATCATGCCCATTGCGGTGGCGCACCCGAGCTTCAATTACGCCCAGAAATGCCTGGGGTCCGCATTCTGCACGAGCGTTGTGAACCTTTGTCCACTGCTGACGTATCTGCTCGCCATCCTTATGCTCGATGACGAATTCCTCCGATGGTCACAATGGGCCGGCGCGTTTACTCTCATCGCAGGAGCATCCCTGGTCATCTGGGCAGGACGCAGGGTGCAGCACGAGTTCGCCGCGGCAGATTAG
- the leuB gene encoding 3-isopropylmalate dehydrogenase, with protein MNNTYIIAVLEGDGIGPEITAEAVKILKALETRTDVRFDLRYAPFGGKAYFDTGASFPAETQKVCDGADAILKGPIGLSYEESKKIPTSEQPERGALLPLRKRYNTFANFRPVFLPPELAPFSPLKPEVVGNGINIMMIRELVSGLYFGAKEEGRDENGLRYVKETLEYDEQEIRDIMHVGFKEARNRKKVLHNVHKSNVLLSSVLWNAVSDEVAVDYPDVTVKHIIVDAAATAMVLNPRQFDVMVMENMFGDILTDLGGGLIGSLGLMPSACVGPKKAYYEPSHGSAPDIAGKGIANPYSMIGSVALMLEKSFSMAKEAEWVWEALRSVFREGYATPDLAKPERGYKPLGTAEFGDKVAAFLTR; from the coding sequence ATGAACAACACCTATATCATCGCCGTCCTGGAAGGCGACGGCATCGGACCCGAAATCACCGCCGAGGCCGTCAAGATACTCAAGGCGCTCGAGACAAGAACGGATGTCCGTTTCGACCTGCGTTACGCCCCTTTCGGAGGCAAAGCTTACTTCGATACGGGGGCTTCGTTTCCCGCGGAAACCCAGAAGGTATGCGATGGGGCCGACGCCATTCTCAAGGGACCCATCGGTTTGAGCTACGAAGAATCGAAGAAGATCCCCACGAGCGAGCAGCCCGAGCGCGGGGCGCTTCTGCCCCTGCGCAAACGCTACAACACCTTCGCCAATTTCCGTCCCGTCTTTCTCCCCCCTGAATTGGCCCCGTTTTCGCCCCTGAAACCCGAGGTCGTGGGCAACGGCATCAACATCATGATGATCCGCGAACTGGTCAGCGGCCTCTATTTCGGCGCGAAGGAAGAGGGCCGCGACGAAAACGGCCTGCGCTATGTCAAGGAAACGCTCGAATATGATGAGCAGGAGATCCGCGACATCATGCACGTCGGCTTCAAAGAAGCGCGCAACCGCAAGAAAGTCCTCCACAACGTCCATAAGAGCAATGTTCTTCTGTCCAGCGTGTTGTGGAACGCTGTTTCCGACGAAGTGGCCGTTGACTATCCCGACGTGACCGTGAAACACATCATCGTCGATGCTGCGGCTACCGCGATGGTGCTCAATCCGCGCCAATTTGACGTCATGGTCATGGAAAATATGTTCGGCGATATTCTCACCGACCTCGGCGGAGGCCTGATTGGCTCACTCGGGCTCATGCCGTCCGCCTGCGTCGGACCCAAGAAGGCTTACTACGAACCCTCGCACGGTTCGGCCCCGGATATTGCGGGCAAGGGCATCGCAAACCCATATTCCATGATCGGCTCGGTGGCGCTCATGCTGGAAAAGAGCTTCAGTATGGCGAAAGAAGCCGAATGGGTCTGGGAGGCGCTCCGGTCCGTCTTCCGGGAAGGATATGCCACCCCCGACCTGGCAAAGCCCGAACGAGGCTACAAACCCCTCGGTACCGCCGAGTTTGGCGACAAGGTAGCCGCGTTCCTGACCCGCTGA
- a CDS encoding sugar phosphate isomerase/epimerase family protein has translation MFYSGISDESGQTIDTQIRAHKELGWNHMELRLVEGENITAIPSAKFDEVYEKLTAAGMKASCFGSAIANWARPISCDPQIDTDDLKRAIPRMQRFNCPFIRVMSYPNDAKNPLPEKEWRDEAINRMKVLAKIAEDGGVILAHENCSGWGGQSAENSNILLGEVDNPALKVVFDTGNPVSYGQNSWDYYNAVYDSIVYVHIKDIRKENGEDHYVYCGEGDGYVREIVGDLLANGYEGGLSIEPHLAAVIHTGERTSNEERLYSTYTEYGRRLMQIVEEARPK, from the coding sequence ATGTTCTATTCCGGGATATCGGACGAATCCGGCCAGACCATCGACACGCAAATCAGGGCTCACAAGGAACTAGGTTGGAACCACATGGAACTGCGCCTCGTGGAAGGCGAGAACATCACCGCCATACCCAGCGCCAAGTTTGACGAGGTCTACGAGAAGCTCACTGCGGCCGGTATGAAGGCGTCATGCTTCGGCAGCGCCATCGCGAACTGGGCGCGGCCCATCTCCTGCGATCCGCAGATCGACACCGACGACCTCAAACGGGCCATTCCGCGCATGCAGCGTTTCAATTGCCCTTTCATTCGCGTCATGAGCTATCCCAACGACGCGAAGAACCCTCTGCCGGAAAAGGAATGGCGCGATGAAGCCATCAACCGCATGAAGGTGCTCGCGAAGATAGCTGAAGACGGGGGCGTTATCCTCGCTCACGAGAATTGCAGCGGGTGGGGCGGCCAGTCGGCCGAAAACAGCAACATTCTGCTCGGGGAAGTCGACAACCCGGCCCTCAAAGTCGTGTTCGATACCGGCAACCCCGTCAGCTATGGCCAGAACTCCTGGGATTATTACAATGCCGTCTATGACAGCATTGTTTACGTCCACATCAAGGATATCCGAAAAGAGAACGGCGAGGACCACTACGTGTACTGCGGGGAAGGCGACGGGTACGTCCGCGAGATTGTTGGCGACCTGCTGGCGAACGGCTACGAGGGTGGACTGTCGATCGAACCGCATCTCGCGGCGGTTATCCACACCGGGGAACGGACCAGCAATGAGGAAAGGCTCTACTCGACCTACACCGAGTACGGGCGCCGCCTGATGCAGATCGTCGAAGAAGCCAGACCGAAGTAA